In the Flavobacteriales bacterium genome, TGAGAGAGATACTCCGTAATAACGGGGACATACGTCCCTTCATCCCGGAAGGCATGAAGATTGATTAACTCTGAGCATGTCGTTTTCCATACGTAGTATATCCATCCTGATCCAACTGGTGCTGGCACTCCACATGGGTGCTGCTGTGATCCATGGACAGGCTCCTGATATGGCAGGTGAGCGAATCGTCCTCTATACATATGCAGATCAGGTGAGCGAGTTGCTGGAGAAGCAAGACGAGACCGTTGTGGATTCAGATGGGAATTTCAAGTTGACTGCAGATATCTCCTCTATCCGATTGGCCAGATTAACGGTGGATTTCACCATGGCCCACCTCTACTTGGAACCAGACGGAAGCTACGTGATCGAATATCCCGCTCCACCAACAGATGCGCCCAGAAGATTTGGAAAAGAAGCCGAGACCGAGGTCATCTTCACCGATCTCTCACCCGATGACATCAATTCCGATATCATCGATTTCAATGTGAATTATGATCTATTCTTCCAAAAGAATTATGAGCTCCTCAGAAGATTATTCTCTCCTCGGGATCAAGCAGTACAAAGTGACTCCAACGCAGTAAGAACTTTACAGGGCATCCACCCGAGCAGGTTGCTATTCAATAAGGTCAAAGCTTTCCGTTCCACTATGGATAGTATCTATGCTGAAGGGGATGATCCTTATTTTGCCTTGTATCGAAATGCCGTCATCGGCCAACTCATGTTGAATGGGAATTCGGACCTGACACCCAGACAGTTCTTTCAAGAATTCATCGAACCGCATCCGGTGGCCATTCATCATCCTGAACACATTGCATTGCTCAGGGAATTCTACAAGTATTATTTGGTCAAGAACACGGATTCTTTTGGAGAAGAGAAGTTGGATAGCGCCATCAACATCAATGGATCCTATACAGAGCTTTCCGCCATCATGGAAGCAGACGATTTTGTCGCTCGCACACCGTTGCGCGAACTCGTGATGTGTCTAGCACTGGAAGAGATATGGAATGGCAGCTTGAATCGGACGATGGGAATACAGATACTGGAGCATATTGCAGAACAAGGTGCGAGCGAAGAAAGTCGAACAATAGCTAGGAATCTCATAGCGAAGTTGAGTAGCAGGGCAGAGGGATTGCCTATAATGGATTTCGAGTTCACCGATCAATTCAACGAAGTCCATCGTATCTCCGACCTGAAAGGGCGTCCGATACTCATCGGATTCGATGCCACTTGGTGCACCCGGTGCAAAGAGGAACAGGCGACCCTCCAAACCTTTCTGGGAGAGTACGCACGAGATATCCATCACATACAATTCTTGATACACGATGGACCAGAGCCAAGAGATGACAGGCCTTTACTGCGGTCAAGCTTACAGGCCACTGAGGATATCTACAGTCCACTCATCCGGCAATTGGGCATCGTCAATCTTCCATTCTTTATCTTGGTAGATGAGAATGGAGTCGTGGTCAAGGATCAAATACCCTTGCCAAGTGAAGGGCTCGAAGCACAATTACATAGAATCACGACCGAAGATCCGGTGACCCGATCCAGACCCATCGGGTCCAAAGAGAATTGATCATGTGCATGGTGCAGTTGTTGTGGTAAAGGCATTTGATAAAGTATGGAACAAAAGGAATCTATTAGCGTAATGAGAGTCATGGACATACAACGAGTAACATCCCTTCTGATCTTCTTCCTATGTTTTACGAGTATTGGTATGCAGGGGCAGACGACCGAAGCATCGGCTCAATTGGAGAGCTTTAATTCCCTGGTCTATCATATCGAGGAACTCTACGTAGATTCTGTCGACCGTGAAGCACTTGTGCGAGATGCCATCATCGGTATGTTAGAGGAATTGGACCCACACAGCACCTATATCCCTAAAGAGGAACTCAAGGCCATGAACGAACCTCTGAAAGGCAACTTCGATGGGGTAGGTATTCAGTTCAACATCTTGGAGGATACCATTTTCGTGGTCTCTCCGATCACTGGAGGCCCTTCAGAGAAAGTAGGTATCCAGGCGGGTGACCGTATCATCAGTGTAGAAGATGAGAATGTAGCGGGGATGGGTATCAAGAACAGTGATGTACAACGCCTACTGAAAGGACCCAGAGGTACTGAGGTCAGTGTGGGTGTAGTACGCAGGGGTGTAAATGAAGTGATCGATTTTACCATCACCAGGGACAAGATTCCTATCTACAGTGTGGTGGCATCCTATATGGCGGATCCAGAGACCGGATACATAAAGATCAGCCGATTTGCTGCTACCACCATCTCAGAGTTCAGAAGAGCATTGAGCGAGTTGAAAGCTCAAGGAATGGAAAATCTGATCCTGGACCTTCAAGGCAATGGAGGTGGATATCTACGTACGGCCATCGAGATTGCTGACGAGTTCCTGAGTGATGATCAACTCATCGTATTCACTGAAGGAAGGTCTTTCCCCAAGAATGAGACCTACGCATCGGCCCGAGGAGAATTCGAAAAAGGGAAACTGGCTGTACTCATCGATGAAGGAAGTGCCTCAGCGAGTGAGATCGTATCCGGTGCCATTCAGGATTGGGATCGAGGAGTGATAATCGGCAGACGCTCATTCGGTAAAGGACTGGTGCAGAAACCGGTCGGGCTACCTGATGGCAGTGCGGTGAGATTGACCACGCAGAAGTATTTCACCCCTTCTGGCAGATGTATTCAGAAACCGTATGAAGAAGGAGTAGATGCCTACCGGGACGAACGTAGGGACAGATTGGAAAAAGGAGAACTTACTGACCAATCTATGCTCAACATCAATGATTCACTTCAGTTCTTCACCAAACTCAATAAGCGTAAGGTGTATGGCGGTGGAGGAATAATCCCGGACATATTCATACCTCTGGATACCACTATGGGTTCGGATTACTATTATGACGTGGTACGAAAAGGTGTCATGAATCAATTCGTTCTGAACTATGTCAACGACAATCGTGATGGTCTCAGCGAGAACTACAACACCGCCTCCGAGTTGCGAGAAGGATTGGAGTTGTCAGATGATTTCATGCAAGGATTATTCGACAAGGCAGAAAAAGAAGGTATCGAATACAATGAAGAGGAGTATCAGCAAGCCAAGGATCTCTTCGACACACGTTTGAAGGCATTGGTTGCTAGGAATCTATTCGATATCGAGGCATTCTATGAGGTGATCAACCCTATCCTACCCGCTTACCAAAAAGCGATGGAGGTCATGACAGATGACACGTTCAAGCGCTTGAATCTGGCTCAGAATAACTGAGTAACATGGCAATCCATGATTTCATAATTTTACACCCTGAAAAAAATCTAAGTATACAATGAGCAACAATCTGAAAATCGGT is a window encoding:
- a CDS encoding TlpA family protein disulfide reductase → MSFSIRSISILIQLVLALHMGAAVIHGQAPDMAGERIVLYTYADQVSELLEKQDETVVDSDGNFKLTADISSIRLARLTVDFTMAHLYLEPDGSYVIEYPAPPTDAPRRFGKEAETEVIFTDLSPDDINSDIIDFNVNYDLFFQKNYELLRRLFSPRDQAVQSDSNAVRTLQGIHPSRLLFNKVKAFRSTMDSIYAEGDDPYFALYRNAVIGQLMLNGNSDLTPRQFFQEFIEPHPVAIHHPEHIALLREFYKYYLVKNTDSFGEEKLDSAININGSYTELSAIMEADDFVARTPLRELVMCLALEEIWNGSLNRTMGIQILEHIAEQGASEESRTIARNLIAKLSSRAEGLPIMDFEFTDQFNEVHRISDLKGRPILIGFDATWCTRCKEEQATLQTFLGEYARDIHHIQFLIHDGPEPRDDRPLLRSSLQATEDIYSPLIRQLGIVNLPFFILVDENGVVVKDQIPLPSEGLEAQLHRITTEDPVTRSRPIGSKEN
- a CDS encoding S41 family peptidase; this translates as MDIQRVTSLLIFFLCFTSIGMQGQTTEASAQLESFNSLVYHIEELYVDSVDREALVRDAIIGMLEELDPHSTYIPKEELKAMNEPLKGNFDGVGIQFNILEDTIFVVSPITGGPSEKVGIQAGDRIISVEDENVAGMGIKNSDVQRLLKGPRGTEVSVGVVRRGVNEVIDFTITRDKIPIYSVVASYMADPETGYIKISRFAATTISEFRRALSELKAQGMENLILDLQGNGGGYLRTAIEIADEFLSDDQLIVFTEGRSFPKNETYASARGEFEKGKLAVLIDEGSASASEIVSGAIQDWDRGVIIGRRSFGKGLVQKPVGLPDGSAVRLTTQKYFTPSGRCIQKPYEEGVDAYRDERRDRLEKGELTDQSMLNINDSLQFFTKLNKRKVYGGGGIIPDIFIPLDTTMGSDYYYDVVRKGVMNQFVLNYVNDNRDGLSENYNTASELREGLELSDDFMQGLFDKAEKEGIEYNEEEYQQAKDLFDTRLKALVARNLFDIEAFYEVINPILPAYQKAMEVMTDDTFKRLNLAQNN